In Streptomyces sp. NBC_01381, a genomic segment contains:
- a CDS encoding alpha-ketoacid dehydrogenase subunit beta gives MSTLAAERAAKKAAKPATMAQALGRALRDSMAEDPTVHVLGEDVGALGGVFRITDGLTKEFGEDRCTDTPLAEAGILGTAVGMAMYGLRPVVEMQFDAFAYPAFEQLISHVARMRNRTRGAMPLPITVRVPYGGGIGGVEHHSDSSEAYYMATPGLHVVTPATVADAYGLLRASIASDDPVVFLEPKRLYWSKADWNPDAPQTVEPIGRAVVRRTGRSATLLTYGPSVPVCMEAAEAAVAEGWDLEVVDLRSLVPFDDETVCASVRRTGRAVVVHESGGFGGPGGEIAARVTERCFHHLEAPVLRVAGFDIPYPPPMLEKHHLPGVDRILDAVARLQWEAES, from the coding sequence ATGAGCACGCTCGCGGCCGAACGGGCCGCCAAGAAGGCCGCAAAACCGGCCACCATGGCGCAGGCGCTGGGCCGCGCGCTGCGTGACTCGATGGCCGAGGATCCGACCGTGCACGTCCTCGGAGAGGACGTCGGGGCGCTCGGCGGGGTCTTCCGGATCACCGACGGACTCACCAAGGAGTTCGGCGAGGACCGCTGTACGGACACACCGCTCGCCGAGGCCGGCATCCTGGGGACGGCCGTGGGCATGGCGATGTACGGCCTTCGGCCCGTCGTCGAGATGCAGTTCGACGCCTTCGCCTACCCCGCCTTCGAGCAGCTCATCTCGCACGTGGCGCGGATGCGGAACCGCACGCGGGGCGCGATGCCGCTGCCCATCACGGTGCGCGTGCCCTACGGAGGTGGCATCGGGGGCGTCGAGCACCACAGCGACTCCTCCGAGGCGTACTACATGGCGACTCCGGGGCTCCATGTCGTCACGCCCGCCACGGTCGCCGACGCCTACGGACTGCTCAGGGCGTCCATCGCCTCCGACGACCCGGTCGTCTTCCTGGAGCCGAAGCGCCTCTACTGGTCCAAGGCCGACTGGAACCCGGACGCGCCGCAGACCGTGGAGCCCATAGGCCGCGCGGTGGTGCGGCGCACCGGACGCAGCGCCACGCTCCTCACGTACGGCCCTTCCGTGCCCGTCTGCATGGAGGCGGCCGAGGCGGCCGTCGCCGAGGGCTGGGACCTCGAAGTGGTCGACCTGCGCTCCCTTGTGCCGTTCGACGACGAGACGGTGTGCGCTTCGGTACGGCGGACGGGCCGCGCGGTCGTCGTGCACGAGTCGGGCGGCTTCGGCGGACCCGGCGGGGAGATCGCCGCTCGCGTCACGGAGCGGTGCTTCCACCATCTGGAGGCGCCGGTGCTGCGCGTCGCGGGATTCGACATCCCCTATCCGCCGCCGATGCTCGAGAAGCACCACCTGCCGGGCGTGGACCGGATCCTGGACGCGGTCGCGCGGCTGCAGTGGGAGGCGGAGAGCTGA